Proteins co-encoded in one Lynx canadensis isolate LIC74 chromosome C1, mLynCan4.pri.v2, whole genome shotgun sequence genomic window:
- the DLX2 gene encoding homeobox protein DLX-2 — MTGVFDSLVADMHSTQITASSTYHQHQQPPSGGGAGPGGSNGSSLHKPQESPTLPVSTATDSSYYTNQQHPAGGGGSGGSPYAHMGSYQYHAGGLNSVPYSAKSGYDLGYTAAYTSYAPYGTSSSPANNEPEKEDLEPEIRIVNGKPKKVRKPRTIYSSFQLAALQRRFQKTQYLALPERAELAASLGLTQTQVKIWFQNRRSKFKKMWKSGEIPSEQHPGASSSPPCASPPVSAPASWDFSAPQRMGSGGGPNSGGSGAGSSGSSPSSAASAFLGNYPWYHQASGPTSHLQAAAPLLHPTQTPQPHHHHHHHHHHHHGGGGGAPVSAGTIF; from the exons ATGACTGGAGTCTTTGACAGTCTGGTGGCTGATATGCACTCGACCCAGATCACGGCCTCCAGCACGTACCACCAGCACCAGCAGCCCCCAAGCGGCGGCGGCGCTGGCCCCGGCGGCAGCAACGGCAGCAGCCTCCACAAGCCCCAGGAGTCGCCCACACTCCCGGTGTCCACAGCTACCGACAGCAGCTACTACACCAACCAGCAGCAcccggcgggcggcggcggaAGTGGGGGCTCGCCCTACGCGCACATGGGTTCCTACCAGTACCACGCCGGCGGCCTCAACAGCGTCCCTTATTCCGCTAAGAGCGGCTACGACCTGGGCTACACCGCCGCCTACACCTCCTACGCACCCTACGGGACCAGTTCTTCCCCGGCCAACAACGAACCTG agaaagaggacctcGAGCCTGAAATCCGGATCGTGAATGGGAAGCCAAAGAAAGTCCGGAAACCCCGTACCATCTACTCCAGTTTCCAGCTGGCGGCTCTTCAGAGACGTTTCCAAAAGACTCAATACCTCGCCCTCCCCGAGCGAGCGGAGCTGGCGGCGTCCCTGGGCCTCACCCAGACTCAG GTCAAAATCTGGTTCCAGAACCGCCGGTCCAAGTTCAAGAAGATGTGGAAAAGCGGTGAGATCCCCTCGGAGCAGCACCCCGGGGCCAGCAGCTCGCCACCTTGTGCGTCGCCGCCGGTGTCGGCGCCGGCCTCCTGGGACTTCAGCGCGCCACAGCGGATGGGGAGCGGCGGCGGCCCGAACAGCGGCGGCAGCGGCGCGGGCAGCTCGGGCTCCAGCCCGAGCAGCGCGGCCTCGGCTTTCCTGGGCAACTACCCGTGGTACCACCAGGCCTCGGGCCCCACCTCACACCTGCAGGCCGCCGCGCCGCTGCTGCACCCAACGCAGACTCCGCAGccgcaccaccaccaccatcaccaccaccaccaccaccacggcggcggcgggggcgcccCGGTGAGCGCCGGGACGATTTTCTAA